ACCAATAAATTAATGGGTCCCAGTCTAGCAATGCAATACAGGCAGGGTTACCTACCAAATCTCATGTATAATCGGTTTGAAAAGCATGCCCCACACGTAAGAGAGAGATTTAAAATGTGAAATAAAAAGGTAGACAGTGTAATAATTGCACCCCTACCTGCTAACATTCATGGAGGCTCCGGCCTCAACTGTCCAAGAGCCTCCACATAAATGCTCTTTTTCAGCCTTCCCAGCTTAAATATTCCCTCCCATGAACACTGATCTTATCATACTTGCACTCATCTTGTTGAAAAAGCCTACACAATGAAACCCTTAACCTGCTTTGTCTTGGCCATTCTAGCACTGATCATCAGTACTGCTTCGGTCTCTCTAGCCACCCGACCCGGATCTGGTGGATCCTTATCAAACCAGCTCAGCCACTCCAAGGGCAAAAACGGCAAAAAAGATGATGAGAATAATGGTGGCACGGGAGGGTACTTTGGTCCTGGAGGTGGGTTTGACATACCCGGGTTCGGGAAAGGTTGGGGAGGAAATGGGTTCGGAGGAGGGTATGGAGGCGGGTATGGAGATCCGAGTGGAGGGCATTCCAATGGCGGTGTAATAAGGCCAACGCTTGTATGCAAAGAAACGGGTCCATGTTACAACAAGAAGCTGACGTGTCCAGCCAAGTGCTTCACTTCCTCTAGCAGGTCAGGGAAGGGTTACGGAGGCGGTGGCGGAGGCGGTGGATGCACCATAGATTGCAAGAAGAAATGTATTGCCTATTGCTAGATGTATGCATTAATTGTCATAGACTCGTAGGCATGCTCTACTTGCCTGTAatagtttctatatatatatatatatatgttgagtaCTACTAGCTATAAAGTAATCATAGAGTTTTTAGATATATATGCTATGGTCTTGGGATCATTAgggtgttataaaaaataatgaagtggagaatatatatatatatatatatatgtatgaagtaGCCGCTTAATTATAGTAGTGATGCGAATGaatgtacttttttttataaagagtaatTTTCATCATAAACAACTGGTCATATGTATTTGTATTGACAAGCTAGCAAATGATTGGTGATCACAAGCACATgattgataatatattatatatatctactatTTGTTTtaaacatgcatgcatttcTCTCTAGAATATATATGGTTTTTAAATATTCCAAGAGTCTCATGGCATATAATtcgattttttaaatgaaaaacttAAGTTCGAATTCCCCacccatttatttaaaaaaaatggttattagAAATCCCTTTAAGCTATGGACTAAGATTCTACCTTTAAAAGTgttacaatttttcaaatggtGTGGAAAACATTATAGAAGAAAGGATAAAAATAGAAGACCCATATTATTGTCTTTAGGATTTTACTCCTAAAGTCGATAGATggccttatttttattttaatat
This genomic interval from Carya illinoinensis cultivar Pawnee chromosome 10, C.illinoinensisPawnee_v1, whole genome shotgun sequence contains the following:
- the LOC122278896 gene encoding eggshell protein 2A-like translates to MKPLTCFVLAILALIISTASVSLATRPGSGGSLSNQLSHSKGKNGKKDDENNGGTGGYFGPGGGFDIPGFGKGWGGNGFGGGYGGGYGDPSGGHSNGGVIRPTLVCKETGPCYNKKLTCPAKCFTSSSRSGKGYGGGGGGGGCTIDCKKKCIAYC